Genomic DNA from Clostridia bacterium:
CCACCAGGTCGGGCACAAGCTCCAGCACCCGACCCGAGGCGGGATCATAAACTTCCACCTCCAGAGCGCCCCACTCTTTCCGGCGCTGGGCGGCATGATTGCCTGCGTTAGCCCCTTCTGCCGCCAGATCAGTCGATTGGGCCAGCCTGACCTGGGGCTTATGCTCGGGATCATAATTAATGAAAATGATGCCCTCTTCCCTAGCCTTTCGGTAGTAATCCTCCATGAAAGCGTAGGTGCGAATATCCCGGTAGAGGATGAATACCTGGGCGTCAGGGTTAGCCTCCTTGAGCTTCAAGGCGTTCTTAATGCTTTGGGCGCAGCAGGTGCGGCTGCAGTAGAGCCGGCCTGGCTCCCTAGAGCCTACGCACTGGATAAAAACAGCGCAATTAAGGCCATTGCCACCTTCATAGCCAGCCAGGAATTCCTCCAGCTCCAAATTGGTAAGGATGCGAGGATCCTGCCCATAGCCATATTCTTCGGGCTGGTATTCTTGGGTACCTATAGCCACAATAATGGCTCCGTGCTCTAGTTTTACCGTGCGCCGCGCCGTTTCTTTGCCAGAGCGAGACCAGGCAATGGTGGTAACAAAATGCCCTTGGTGGCCGCTACAGTCCTCTATCTCGGCTCCCGTGTAAATCTCAATCCGGGGATCAGCCTGGGCTCGGGCAATGAGATGGTTCAAATAGCTTCGCACATCGGTGCCCTCAAGAGTGGTACGCAGCCGCCGGGCCATGCCTCCCAGCTCCGGCTCCTTCTCAATTATATAGGAGCCAAAGCCCTGTTCCGCAAGGGCCAAAGCCGCCACCAATCCGGCCGGTCCGCCGCCGATGATCAAAGCCCGGGGTACCACGCTGACGGCCTTTAGGTGCAAGGCCTCATGGGTCTTCACCTTGGCCACCGCCATGTGCACCAGATCCTTAGCCTTCTCGGTGGCACTTTGAGGCTCGGCCCGGTGCACCCAAGAGCACTGGTCCCGGATGTTAGCCATCTCAAAATAGAACTGATTAAGCCCAACTTCCTGCAGTGCTTCCCGGAAGAGGGGCTGGTGGGTGCGGATGGTACAAGAGGCTACCACCACCCGATTGAGGTGATAATCCTTAATAGCCTGCTGGATCTTTTTGATGGTATCTTGAGAGCAGGTATAGAGGTTGTCTTCGGCATGGACCACGCCCGGCAGGCGGCGGGCATAGTCTACCACCTCGGGCACATCCACTACCCCGGCAATATTGATCCCGCAGTGGCAGATGAACACCCCCACCCGCGGCTCCTCCCGGGACACATCCCGTTCGGGAGGGTAACGCTTGGGTGTTACCAGGGAGTGGCGGGCGGGCGCCCCCCCCCCGCCCGGGCGGGGGGCCGCCGCGCAGGCGTTGATCACCGTCTCGGGTATATCCCGCGGGCCCTGGAAAGCACCGGCCACATATACCCCCTCCCGCGTAGTCTGAACCGGATTCAGGGGTGAGACCTGAGCAAACCCGTACTGATTGAGCTCGATCCCGCAGGCCTTGGCAATGGCTTGGGCTTCCGCCGGCGGGCGTACCCCCACTGCCAAAACCACCAGCTCAAATTCTTCCTCCACTACCTTGTCCCCATCAAAATACTTGATGAGCAGATTCTTGGTCTCAGGGTCCTCGGCTACCCTGGAGATCATGCTGCGGACATAGCGAACGCCGGCTTCTCGGGCCGACTCCACGTATTTATCGAAGTTCTTGCCGTAGGAGCGCATATCCAGGTAAAAGATGGTGGGCTGAATGTTGCCGTCGTGCTCCCGGGCAATGATCGCTTCTTTGGTGGAGTACATGCAACAGATGGAAGAACAGTAGGGGCTGCCATCCCGCTCACAGTCCCGCGAGCCCACGCATTGGATGAAGGCCACCCGCCGGGGCGGCTGACCGTCGGAAGGCCGGGTTACATGTCCGGCAGTAGGTCCAGTGGAGCTGAGCAAGCGCTCGAACTCCAGGCTGGTCATAACATTGGCATAATAGCCGTAGCCATACTCCCCGGCCAGGGAGGCATCGAAGAGCTCGAACCCGGGAGCCAGAATCACCGCTCCCACCTTCAGCTCTTGGATGCTTTCCTGCTGCCAATGCTCCACCGCCTTCTTCTGGCAGGCAGCTTCGCACTGCAGGCATTCGGAGCAAACGCCGCAGTTTAGGCAGCGCTTGGCCTCCTCGATGGCTTCTTCGCGGCTGTAGCCCTGGTAAACTTCCCGAAAGTCCCTAACCCGCTCCCCGGCCGCCGCCATGGCCTGGGCATGGCGAGGAGCCGCATAAGGTACTACGCCGGCAGGAGGGGTAAGCTTTTCTTGTTGGGCTCCAGGGCGCACCCGATCGGCAGCCAAGTCCTCGCCGCGCAGGTAGCGCAATACTGATTCCGCCGCCTCGTGTCCCGAAGCTACCGCCTCTACTACTGACTTAGGACCGCTGACGATGTCGCCGCAGGCAAAAACCCCTGGCACCGACGTAGCCAGGGTGAGGTCATCAGCCCATATTAAACCCCGCTCCACTCGCACGGCCGGCTGGGAATCGGCCAGAAAATCCAAGTCCGCCGCCTGGCCAATGGCTACGATCACCTGATCGGCAGCCAAAGTCTGGGTAGTCTGGGGATCGTATTCAGGATCAAAACGACCGGCCTCATCAAATACGCGTAGGCAGCGCATGAATTCTACCCCGGTAACCCGAGCAATACCTGGGCCAGCTGCATCGCCCAGGCTACCCTCCGCCCCCGGGCTCGCCGGGGAGTTGATAAAGCGCTTGGGACCCCAGCCTGGGTGGAGAATTACCCCTTCTTCCACTGCTTCCTCAATCTCCCAAGGGTGCGCGGGCATCTCTTCCCGTGACTCCAACGAGACCATATGCACTTCCTTGGCCCCTAGCCTTCTGGCGGTGCGGGCCGCATCTATGGCCACGTTGCCGCCGCCAATCACCACTACCTTATCCCTGCTACCAACTGGTGGGCCTTGGGGCAGCTGGCCCAAGGCGGCCTGGCGCAAGAACTCCAAGGCGGGTACGATGCCCTGAGATGCCGAACCTTCGATGGCCAGCATCCGGCTCTGCTGGAGGCCGGTGGCCAGGATCACCGCCGCGTACTGCCGGCGCAGCTCCTCTAAGGTTACATCTCGGCCTACTCGGGTATTGCCAATGAACTCGATTCCCAGGGAAAGGATGCGCCTCGTCTCCCGCTCGACTACCTCCTGGGGAAGGCGATAGCGAGGTATCCCTGCCCGCAACATCCCCCCGGGCTCAGGCAAGGCATCATAAACGGTAACATCTACACTTTCCAAGGCCAAGTCCTGGGCTGCCGTCAGCCCGGCCGGTCCGGCGCCGACGATGGCTACCCGGGGCCGGACCGGAGCCCCAGTTTGGGTCTCGGTCTGGGCACAGGCTTGGGTCTTGGCCTCGGGCTGGGTCTGGGTCCGGTCTTCAGCCTTCAGCCTAGCTTCCAGTTCCTGAAAACCTAAGTCATAGGCTGCCCGTTTCAGCCAAGCGATGGCCACCGGGGCATCGATCTCCCCCCGATTGCATTGCTCCTCGCAAGGGTGGTGGCAAATCCGGCCGCAGATGCCGGCAAAGGGCAGCCTCCGGTAGATTACCTCCAAAGCCTCGGCAAACTTACCTTGGGAGATTAAAGCCACATAGCCCTGCACGTTGGTGCCGGCGGGGCAAGTCTGGCGGCAAGGAGGAATACCACGCTTTTCAATTAAGTACTTATTGGGAACCGCCTGGGGAAAGAGTTTATAGACCGCATGGCGCTGGTCCATGCCCTGGTTAAAACTGTTGGGCACCCGCACCGGGCAAACCTGCTCGCAATCGCCGCAAGCGGTGCACTCATCAATGTTGATATAGCGGGGCTTAACCCGTACCCGGGCGGTAAAGTTACCCTTTTGCCCTTCAAGCTTCTCTAAAGTGGAGCAGGTGTGGATCCGAATGTTGGGGTGGTTTAGGGTATCGGTCATGCGCGGCCCTAGAAGGCACATGGCGCACTCATTGGTGGGAAAAGTCTTGTCCAAGAGGGCCATCTTCCCACCAATGGAAGGAGACTCGGTCACCAAGTGCACCAAATAGCCGGCATTGGCCAAATCCAGGGCCGACTGCATCCCGGCTATTCCCGCCCCCAGCACCAATACCGAGCCCGCAACCTGCTTAGCCTCAGCATCATGAAGTCCCTCAGAACTCACCCCAGCGGTCCTCCCTTCTCCCAATCCTTGCGGAATCCCTTGCCTTGTCAAGTTGGCTTACGCCTTTTCATAATGCCGCCTGGGCTGGCGGCTTCTCCCTCTCTACCTTTGCACAGGGCACCTTGGCCGGCCCGAGCTCCGCCCTCCTTGCTAGGGCACTCGGGCTAGGTACCCGCAGCCGCGGCCACCAGCCTCTCCACGCTAACTAGGTGTCTCCTCCACCATCCGCCCCCGGGAAGGCCCAAGGCTAAGCCTACCAACTCGGTTAGATAGAATACCGGTAAGGCGGAGCTTAGGCCCGGAACCTGCTTTTGGCGCGAGTCCAAATTGCTTTGACACAAGGGACAGGCGGTCACTATGGCTAACGCTCCGGCCCGGCGGGCGGCGGCAACGATGCGCCCCACCAGCTCTTCCACCAGCCCAGGATTGGATATGGCCAAGCTGGCTCCGCAACATTCAGTCTTATGGGTCCACGGCAAAGCTTTAGCCCCTAGAACTGCCAAGATTTCATCCATAAGCCGAGGTTGTTCGGGATTGGCTTCAAAGCTAACTACCCGCGGTGGTCGAGTCAAGAGACAACCATAATAAGCCACCACCGGTAAGCCATCCAGTGGCCGGAGAATCCGCCGCGAGAGGCGATCTTTGATTTCTGGTTGAGCCAGGAGATCGACGATATGATATACCTTGACTTTTCCCTGGTAGGTTTCGCCCATGACCGCCTGCATTTCTTCCTGGAGGCGTTGAGCCAGGCCTGAGCTCGCGTCCCCAACTCCCAGCGCCGCCTGAGCCGACCGGAGAGCATGGTAGCAAGCAGCACAGGGAGCTAGTAGGTCCCGTCCCTCTCTTTGGGCCAGGATGAGGTTGCGCAAAGGCAAAGCATAGGCCAAAAATGGATCCAGGGCGTGGCCAGAACTGGCCCCGCAGCAATTCCAGTCTTCCAATTCTGTCAACTCTACTCCCAAAGCGGCGCTAATGGCCCGGGTGGACAGAGAGAATTCAGCTGCGGTGGAGTGCAGCGAACACCCTGGATAATAAGCTAACCCCCTCGAGAGCTCTCCTTGAGTCTCAGCTCTAGATGGCGTCCTAGCGCTAAGGCTGCTGGCAGTCAAAGCTTCTTCATCTCCTTGGCCTGGCAGTTGGATAAACGGCCTGACCCCTTTTCATTGGCGGGCAAGGCGACCTGCTTATGGTAGAGCGGCCGGCCCGCCAGGTGGCTTTAGGCGGCTACGCTTAAACAATTCCTTGATCTCCCCCCGCCCGCGTATCCGTTGGGGCCAAATCCGGAGCTTTCCCCGGCGCAACATGGCCAGCCCTAAAGACACATCCTGCCAAAGGTTGCGAGTTTTGAGCTTATAGGTAAGCAGCATGAAAAGCTCGTTTACCCTACCGCTGCCGCGAATAGAATCCAGGAAAGTCTGGTGGAAGGTGGCCACTGCCTGGGATTGGCCGTCCAAGGCGGGTTTTTGGGCCAAGGCCCTAACCTTTAGGGCATCGTTCAGGGCAGAGATATCAATCCCATTGGGGCACCTGGACTTGCAGGTCTGGCAACCGGTGCAATTCCAAATGCTTTGGCTGGACAAAAGCTCTGATCCCAACCCTAGCTGGAGGTAACGGATAATCTGGTGGGGCAAAATATCCATGGAGAAAGCCACCGGGCAGCCACCGCTGCACTTACGGCACTGGTAGCAGCGCCAAAACGGCTGGCCGGTCTGGGCTTCAACCCAACTGGCAAGAGACAACAGGGATCCAGACCCTACTCCCGGCGTTATCTTTTCTGGCGTCGCCGGTGAGGAGGTAATTGCGGTCGCCATCCCCTCACCTCCAGGTTCTCTAGGAACTCTACATGGTCGATTTATTCTTTTATTGAGATTATAATTTCGCTATCAATGCGTCAATACCTTCTCGCTTGTAATTTTAAGATTCTGATTTTGCTGGCAAGCATTTCTTATTATACTATGCAGGCAGAAGGGTAAGTGCACAGCCATTCATAGCCAGCCGTGGGCGGTAAGCCAGTCCAGCATATCTTGAAACACCTTGCCCTTACCTGGATCGTTAAATAGCTCGTGATAGTAGCCTGGGTATATCCGTAGGCTCTTATCGGGGTTCTTCACCCGATTGTACACCGCCACCGTCTGGTTCCGGGTCCACCAACAGGTCCGCATCGCCTTGCAAGAACAGGCTCGGCACCGCTAGATCGGCCGCCTTTTGACTGGCTTGTTGCATGGCCCGCTGGAACTGTACCAACACTATCGCCAGCACGGGTTTCTCTGGGACCCAACCTTGATAGTAGATCCGCAGCCCTCCCTGGCCAAGAAAGAAGCCAGAACTATGATGCAACTTTTCCACCACCGTCTCCTCCCCCTTTCTGTCCCTACCCATATTAACTACTTACCCCGCCTAGCTATAGCTATGCATTCCCCCGGCACCTGCGAAACCAGCCATCTAGCCCCCTACCGTTTATCCTACTGCCTGACCTGACAATTCCCGCTCTCATGGAGCGGCAAAGCTCCTTTCTCTAGTCCTCTCTATCATATGCCACCGCCCATCCAAGATCAATCGGTACCAGCACTGGCGTATCACCACTTTTCAGCCTGCTTTGGCTTACGCTCGCTCGGGTTTAGTCGCTCGGCTTTCAAGCCAGAGCAGGCCTCCCCAGCGAAACTACGGATAACCCAGGTACAAGCACTGGCATATCCCCTCGGGCAAATGACTGCAAACTGGGAAAACTCGGAGACAACTATGTTAGAATACGGTGAGTAGCGCTTAAGGCTGGAGGCAGATAAAGGCTATGTCCGAACCGGTAGCTCTGGAAGTCGACCATTTGTCTAAACGTTATGGGAAGAGTATGGTTTTAAGGGCAATTACCTTTCGAGTTGCAGTGGGAGAAGCGGTAGCCATCCTCGGCCCCAACGGCTCTGGGAAGACCACTTTGCTTCGTTGCCTAGCTGGGTTGCTCCGCCCCAACCATGGGAGGATTAGGGTTTTCGGCTACGACCTCCACCAAGAAGAGCTTAAGGCCAAGCAGGCGTTAGCTTTCGTTCCCGACACTCCCAGCCCTTTCCAAGAGTTGACGGTCTTTGAACACCTGAAGTTCGTAGCCCTGGCCTGCGGCCTAGACCAGGCTGACTTTAAGAGTAAGGCCCAGCGCCTGCTCGAGCTCTACGGACTCGACCAGCACCAGGCCTTGCCTTTTCAGTTATCCCGAGGTATGGCCCAGAAATTGGCAATCTGCTGCGCTTTGATCCGCCCCTGGAAGCTTATGCTCCTGGACGAACCAACCGCCAACCTGGACCGCCAGGCTTTTGACATATTAAAAGCCACTTTGGCCGAGGCCGCTGGCCAAGGCAAATCGGTTCTTCTTTCTACCCACCAGGCAGCTCTAGCCGAAGAAGTATGCACTCGCTTTTTGATCCTATCTGGGGGAGAAATCAAGTTTTCCGGAAGTGCCAGAGAGCTGCGGAGGGCTGCTGGCGTGGGCCCAGAGGTAGACCTGGGAGTAGCCTACAGGGCG
This window encodes:
- a CDS encoding CoB--CoM heterodisulfide reductase iron-sulfur subunit B family protein, translated to MTASSLSARTPSRAETQGELSRGLAYYPGCSLHSTAAEFSLSTRAISAALGVELTELEDWNCCGASSGHALDPFLAYALPLRNLILAQREGRDLLAPCAACYHALRSAQAALGVGDASSGLAQRLQEEMQAVMGETYQGKVKVYHIVDLLAQPEIKDRLSRRILRPLDGLPVVAYYGCLLTRPPRVVSFEANPEQPRLMDEILAVLGAKALPWTHKTECCGASLAISNPGLVEELVGRIVAAARRAGALAIVTACPLCQSNLDSRQKQVPGLSSALPVFYLTELVGLALGLPGGGWWRRHLVSVERLVAAAAGT
- the ccmA gene encoding heme ABC exporter ATP-binding protein CcmA is translated as MSEPVALEVDHLSKRYGKSMVLRAITFRVAVGEAVAILGPNGSGKTTLLRCLAGLLRPNHGRIRVFGYDLHQEELKAKQALAFVPDTPSPFQELTVFEHLKFVALACGLDQADFKSKAQRLLELYGLDQHQALPFQLSRGMAQKLAICCALIRPWKLMLLDEPTANLDRQAFDILKATLAEAAGQGKSVLLSTHQAALAEEVCTRFLILSGGEIKFSGSARELRRAAGVGPEVDLGVAYRALLTEPQQYEDDNDSGEE
- a CDS encoding FAD-dependent oxidoreductase, with the translated sequence MQSALDLANAGYLVHLVTESPSIGGKMALLDKTFPTNECAMCLLGPRMTDTLNHPNIRIHTCSTLEKLEGQKGNFTARVRVKPRYINIDECTACGDCEQVCPVRVPNSFNQGMDQRHAVYKLFPQAVPNKYLIEKRGIPPCRQTCPAGTNVQGYVALISQGKFAEALEVIYRRLPFAGICGRICHHPCEEQCNRGEIDAPVAIAWLKRAAYDLGFQELEARLKAEDRTQTQPEAKTQACAQTETQTGAPVRPRVAIVGAGPAGLTAAQDLALESVDVTVYDALPEPGGMLRAGIPRYRLPQEVVERETRRILSLGIEFIGNTRVGRDVTLEELRRQYAAVILATGLQQSRMLAIEGSASQGIVPALEFLRQAALGQLPQGPPVGSRDKVVVIGGGNVAIDAARTARRLGAKEVHMVSLESREEMPAHPWEIEEAVEEGVILHPGWGPKRFINSPASPGAEGSLGDAAGPGIARVTGVEFMRCLRVFDEAGRFDPEYDPQTTQTLAADQVIVAIGQAADLDFLADSQPAVRVERGLIWADDLTLATSVPGVFACGDIVSGPKSVVEAVASGHEAAESVLRYLRGEDLAADRVRPGAQQEKLTPPAGVVPYAAPRHAQAMAAAGERVRDFREVYQGYSREEAIEEAKRCLNCGVCSECLQCEAACQKKAVEHWQQESIQELKVGAVILAPGFELFDASLAGEYGYGYYANVMTSLEFERLLSSTGPTAGHVTRPSDGQPPRRVAFIQCVGSRDCERDGSPYCSSICCMYSTKEAIIAREHDGNIQPTIFYLDMRSYGKNFDKYVESAREAGVRYVRSMISRVAEDPETKNLLIKYFDGDKVVEEEFELVVLAVGVRPPAEAQAIAKACGIELNQYGFAQVSPLNPVQTTREGVYVAGAFQGPRDIPETVINACAAAPRPGGGGAPARHSLVTPKRYPPERDVSREEPRVGVFICHCGINIAGVVDVPEVVDYARRLPGVVHAEDNLYTCSQDTIKKIQQAIKDYHLNRVVVASCTIRTHQPLFREALQEVGLNQFYFEMANIRDQCSWVHRAEPQSATEKAKDLVHMAVAKVKTHEALHLKAVSVVPRALIIGGGPAGLVAALALAEQGFGSYIIEKEPELGGMARRLRTTLEGTDVRSYLNHLIARAQADPRIEIYTGAEIEDCSGHQGHFVTTIAWSRSGKETARRTVKLEHGAIIVAIGTQEYQPEEYGYGQDPRILTNLELEEFLAGYEGGNGLNCAVFIQCVGSREPGRLYCSRTCCAQSIKNALKLKEANPDAQVFILYRDIRTYAFMEDYYRKAREEGIIFINYDPEHKPQVRLAQSTDLAAEGANAGNHAAQRRKEWGALEVEVYDPASGRVLELVPDLVVLATGAVAPPEAAKLASLLKLPVNEDGFYVETHAKLAPIDFPSAGIFMAGSAHSPKFLGEAISQALGAVSRASTILSRDQLLVGGVVAVVDPTKCAACLTCVRICPYHVPRINDNHVAEIDPVQCQGCGTCAGECPAKAIQLQHYKDNQLLAKAAGLFEEV
- a CDS encoding 4Fe-4S dicluster domain-containing protein encodes the protein MATAITSSPATPEKITPGVGSGSLLSLASWVEAQTGQPFWRCYQCRKCSGGCPVAFSMDILPHQIIRYLQLGLGSELLSSQSIWNCTGCQTCKSRCPNGIDISALNDALKVRALAQKPALDGQSQAVATFHQTFLDSIRGSGRVNELFMLLTYKLKTRNLWQDVSLGLAMLRRGKLRIWPQRIRGRGEIKELFKRSRLKPPGGPAALP